From Pseudarthrobacter equi, a single genomic window includes:
- a CDS encoding ROK family glucokinase: MGRRGLAIGIDIGGTKVAAGVVDEEGRILSEARRSTPGTDPRAVERVIVELVEELGSGRRIRSVGIGAAGWMDLDGGTVLFSPHLAWRNEPLRANLQQLLRRPVLLANDADAAAWAEWRFGAGQGESRLVCITLGTGIGGAMVMDGRVERGRFGVAGEFGHQVIMPGGHRCECGNRGCWEQYASGNALGREARILASSNSPMAQDLLAAVGGRAETITGAIVTELALAGDTASRELIEEVGEWLGLGLANLAAALDPGLFVIGGGLCSAGDLLVEPARKAFARNLTGRGFRPAAGIQLAHLGPNAGLIGAADLSRVSSRVRS; the protein is encoded by the coding sequence ATGGGCCGCCGCGGACTGGCGATCGGCATCGACATCGGCGGCACCAAGGTGGCTGCAGGTGTGGTGGATGAGGAAGGCCGGATCCTCAGCGAAGCCCGCCGCAGCACGCCCGGGACTGATCCCCGGGCTGTGGAACGGGTCATCGTGGAACTGGTCGAAGAGCTCGGCAGCGGGCGGCGGATCCGGTCGGTGGGCATTGGGGCCGCCGGCTGGATGGACCTCGACGGCGGCACCGTCCTTTTCAGCCCCCATCTCGCCTGGCGGAACGAGCCCCTGCGCGCCAACCTCCAGCAGCTCCTGCGGCGCCCGGTGCTGCTTGCCAACGATGCCGACGCCGCCGCGTGGGCCGAGTGGCGGTTTGGCGCCGGGCAAGGGGAAAGCCGCCTGGTATGCATCACCCTCGGCACCGGAATCGGTGGGGCCATGGTGATGGACGGCCGGGTGGAACGGGGCCGCTTCGGCGTGGCCGGCGAGTTCGGCCACCAGGTCATCATGCCCGGAGGCCACCGCTGCGAATGCGGCAACCGCGGATGTTGGGAACAGTATGCCTCCGGCAACGCCCTCGGCCGCGAAGCGAGGATCCTTGCCAGCAGCAACTCGCCCATGGCCCAGGACCTTCTGGCTGCCGTCGGTGGCCGCGCGGAGACCATTACCGGTGCCATCGTCACCGAACTCGCCCTGGCCGGAGATACGGCATCGCGCGAACTGATCGAAGAGGTGGGGGAGTGGCTCGGCCTGGGGCTTGCCAACCTGGCTGCCGCCCTCGACCCGGGACTGTTCGTCATCGGCGGAGGACTGTGTTCAGCAGGCGATCTCCTGGTGGAGCCCGCCAGGAAGGCATTTGCCAGGAACCTGACCGGCCGTGGCTTCCGGCCCGCCGCCGGTATCCAGTTGGCCCACCTGGGGCCCAACGCCGGCCTCATCGGTGCCGCCGACCTCTCCCGCGTCAGCAGCAGGGTCCGCAGCTGA
- a CDS encoding Fpg/Nei family DNA glycosylase: MPELPEVAGLATFLDGQLRGAVLTKLQVVSFAVLKTADPPFNAIEGRIVAGVRRFGKFISIDTDGMSLVFHLARAGWLRFTDSPADSQLKMGKGLIAVRCAFSAPDGPRGFDLTEAGTKKSLAVYVVRDPQDVPGIAALGPDPFTETFDAGMLAGILGASSQQIKGLLRSQSVIAGIGNAYSDEILHAARISPFATAKSLDRETVQVLYEAIHGILGEALAEAQGKPPKDLKDVKRSHMRVHARTGLPCPVCGDTVREVSFADTALQYCPTCQTKGKILADRRTSKFLK; the protein is encoded by the coding sequence ATGCCGGAGCTTCCCGAGGTGGCTGGCCTGGCCACCTTCCTGGACGGACAGCTGCGTGGCGCCGTCCTGACCAAACTGCAGGTTGTCTCCTTCGCGGTGCTCAAGACGGCGGATCCTCCCTTCAACGCGATTGAGGGCCGCATCGTGGCCGGAGTCCGCCGCTTTGGAAAGTTCATCAGCATCGACACCGATGGCATGTCCCTGGTGTTCCACCTGGCCCGCGCCGGTTGGCTCCGCTTCACGGACTCCCCCGCGGACAGCCAGTTGAAAATGGGCAAAGGGCTGATTGCTGTCCGCTGTGCTTTCTCCGCACCGGACGGGCCGCGCGGGTTCGACCTCACGGAGGCCGGCACCAAGAAGAGCCTTGCGGTGTACGTGGTGCGGGATCCGCAGGACGTGCCCGGGATCGCCGCGCTGGGTCCGGATCCGTTCACGGAGACGTTCGACGCCGGCATGCTGGCCGGGATCCTCGGGGCCAGTTCCCAGCAGATCAAGGGCCTCCTGCGCAGCCAGAGCGTCATCGCCGGCATTGGGAACGCCTACAGCGACGAAATCCTGCATGCGGCCCGCATTTCCCCGTTTGCCACCGCCAAATCCCTGGACCGGGAAACAGTCCAGGTGCTGTACGAGGCCATCCACGGCATTCTGGGCGAAGCACTGGCCGAAGCCCAGGGCAAGCCTCCGAAGGATTTGAAGGACGTCAAGCGCAGCCATATGCGCGTCCACGCGCGCACGGGGTTGCCGTGCCCGGTCTGCGGGGACACCGTGCGGGAGGTGTCCTTCGCCGACACAGCGCTCCAGTACTGCCCCACCTGCCAGACCAAGGGCAAGATCCTTGCTGACCGGCGGACATCCAAGTTCCTGAAATAG
- the gcvH gene encoding glycine cleavage system protein GcvH: MSNIPEDLSYTAEHEWVTAPNADGVVRVGITDFAQDALGDVVYAQMPEVGTKVTANEVVGEVESTKSVSDIYAPVSGEIVARNESLDSDSALINTDPYGDGWLIEVKLAEADAVDSLLSASEYEQQVG; encoded by the coding sequence ATGAGCAACATTCCCGAAGACCTGTCCTACACCGCCGAGCACGAGTGGGTCACTGCCCCCAACGCTGACGGCGTGGTCCGCGTGGGCATCACCGACTTTGCCCAGGACGCCCTTGGGGATGTTGTGTACGCGCAGATGCCCGAAGTGGGTACAAAGGTTACGGCCAACGAAGTGGTGGGCGAAGTCGAATCCACCAAGAGCGTCAGCGACATCTACGCGCCGGTTTCGGGCGAAATTGTGGCCCGCAACGAGTCACTGGACTCCGATTCCGCACTCATCAACACTGATCCGTACGGCGACGGCTGGCTGATCGAGGTCAAACTCGCCGAAGCAGACGCTGTTGACTCGTTGCTCAGTGCATCCGAGTACGAACAGCAGGTAGGCTAA
- a CDS encoding MerR family transcriptional regulator, with amino-acid sequence MSPKGEAGGLKQPTAGATVPVSGAQGLLFTEDLPVLDEDAGYRGPTACKAAGITYRQLDYWARTGLVEPAVRGAAGSGSQRLYGFRDILVLKVVKRLLDTGVSLQQIRTAVEHLRERGVEDLAQITLMSDGASVYECTSADEVIDLVQGGQGVFGIAVGRVWREVEGSLASLPSEHAAEQTFPDDELSKRRAARKIS; translated from the coding sequence GTGAGTCCTAAAGGTGAAGCAGGCGGGCTGAAGCAGCCCACGGCCGGTGCCACCGTGCCCGTAAGCGGTGCCCAGGGCCTCCTCTTTACCGAAGACCTCCCTGTCCTGGACGAGGACGCCGGCTACCGCGGTCCCACCGCATGCAAGGCGGCCGGGATCACTTACCGGCAGCTCGATTACTGGGCCAGGACCGGACTGGTGGAGCCCGCCGTACGCGGCGCGGCCGGGTCCGGCTCGCAGCGCCTCTACGGATTCCGCGACATCCTGGTCCTCAAGGTGGTCAAGCGGCTCCTCGATACCGGGGTCTCCCTCCAGCAGATCCGCACCGCCGTGGAGCACCTGCGTGAACGCGGCGTGGAAGACCTCGCCCAGATCACCCTGATGAGTGACGGCGCCAGCGTTTACGAATGCACCTCCGCCGATGAGGTCATTGATCTCGTACAGGGCGGCCAGGGCGTCTTCGGCATCGCGGTTGGCCGGGTATGGCGCGAGGTGGAGGGCAGCCTGGCATCACTGCCCAGCGAGCACGCTGCCGAGCAGACTTTCCCTGACGATGAGCTCAGCAAGCGGCGGGCGGCTCGAAAGATCAGCTGA
- a CDS encoding AMP-dependent synthetase/ligase — protein sequence MRQFSVPPLVVVPPETNITDLLLRQAKKASNPALFSRRDASGSWQNVSATDFLADVNALAKGLMASGVGAGDRVGIMSRTRYEWSLVDFAIWFAGAISVPIYETSSPSQVAWNLGDSGAVAAFGESAHHENIILQAVNAEGLTDLQHVWQLEGNGLDALRDAGRGVSDDELESRRSAAGLADTATIIYTSGTTGRPKGCELTHGNFVELSDNALAIIGEIVHEDAKTIMFLPLAHVFARFISVLAMAAGTTVAHTPDIKNLLADLQSYEPTFILAVPRVFEKVYNSAMTKAEDGGKGAIFHRAADTAIAYSKARQEGRIGLGLKLRHALFDKLVYGKLRAAMGGHVAHAVSGGGPLGERLGHFFQGIGMQVLEGYGLTETTAPISVNTPSRIKIGSVGKPLPGNAVKIAEDGEILTQGVCVMRGYYKRDDLTADTFDDGWFRTGDIGRLDEEGFVWITGRKKEIIVTAGGKNVIPALLEDQIRADALVSQVLVVGDNRPFIGALVTLDQEALPGWLQRHGLPAGTSLEEAADNPVVKAAVQDLITAANGSVSQAEAIKSFRIVPADFTEASGHLTPSMKVKRAQVMKDFETIIEEMYSAPRS from the coding sequence GTGCGCCAATTCAGTGTTCCGCCCCTTGTTGTTGTTCCACCGGAGACCAACATCACCGACCTGCTGCTGCGGCAGGCAAAGAAGGCCAGCAACCCGGCACTGTTTTCCCGCCGTGACGCATCAGGCTCCTGGCAGAACGTGTCCGCCACCGACTTCCTGGCCGACGTCAATGCCCTCGCGAAGGGCCTGATGGCCAGTGGCGTGGGCGCCGGCGACCGGGTGGGAATCATGTCCCGGACCCGCTACGAATGGTCCCTGGTGGACTTCGCCATTTGGTTTGCGGGCGCCATCTCGGTTCCGATCTATGAAACTTCGTCCCCGTCCCAGGTGGCCTGGAACCTCGGCGATTCCGGAGCCGTTGCCGCATTCGGCGAATCCGCTCACCACGAAAACATCATCCTGCAGGCCGTTAACGCCGAAGGCCTCACCGACTTGCAGCACGTCTGGCAGCTTGAAGGCAACGGCCTGGATGCACTCCGCGACGCCGGGCGCGGCGTCAGCGACGACGAACTCGAGTCGCGGCGGAGTGCTGCCGGCCTCGCTGACACCGCCACCATCATCTACACGTCCGGCACCACCGGGCGGCCCAAGGGTTGCGAACTGACGCACGGGAACTTCGTGGAGCTCTCGGACAACGCCCTGGCCATCATCGGCGAAATCGTCCACGAGGACGCCAAGACCATCATGTTCCTTCCGCTGGCACACGTCTTCGCACGGTTCATTTCCGTCCTGGCCATGGCTGCCGGGACCACGGTGGCGCACACGCCGGACATCAAGAACCTGCTCGCGGACCTGCAGAGCTACGAGCCCACGTTCATCCTGGCCGTGCCACGGGTTTTCGAGAAGGTCTACAACTCGGCCATGACCAAGGCAGAGGACGGCGGAAAGGGCGCCATCTTCCACCGGGCCGCCGATACCGCCATCGCGTACTCCAAAGCACGCCAGGAAGGCCGCATCGGACTGGGCCTCAAGCTCCGCCATGCGCTGTTCGACAAGCTGGTGTACGGCAAGCTGCGCGCCGCGATGGGCGGCCACGTGGCCCACGCCGTGTCCGGCGGCGGCCCGCTCGGCGAACGCCTGGGCCACTTCTTCCAGGGCATCGGCATGCAGGTACTCGAGGGCTACGGCCTGACCGAAACCACAGCCCCCATCTCGGTCAACACCCCGTCCCGGATCAAGATCGGCTCCGTAGGCAAGCCGCTGCCCGGCAACGCCGTAAAGATCGCTGAGGACGGCGAAATCCTCACCCAGGGCGTCTGCGTAATGCGCGGCTACTACAAGCGCGATGACCTCACCGCGGACACGTTCGACGACGGCTGGTTCCGTACCGGGGACATCGGCCGGCTCGACGAGGAGGGCTTTGTCTGGATCACCGGCCGCAAGAAGGAGATCATCGTGACGGCCGGCGGCAAGAACGTCATCCCCGCCCTGCTGGAGGACCAGATCCGGGCCGACGCCCTGGTCTCGCAGGTCCTGGTTGTGGGTGACAACCGCCCGTTCATCGGCGCCCTGGTCACCCTTGACCAGGAGGCGCTGCCGGGCTGGCTCCAGCGGCACGGACTTCCGGCCGGCACCTCCCTTGAGGAGGCAGCGGACAATCCTGTGGTCAAGGCAGCGGTGCAGGACCTGATCACCGCCGCCAACGGGTCTGTGTCCCAGGCCGAGGCCATCAAGTCGTTCAGGATCGTTCCGGCCGACTTCACCGAGGCGTCCGGACACCTGACGCCGTCCATGAAGGTAAAGCGGGCACAAGTGATGAAGGACTTCGAGACCATCATCGAGGAGATGTACTCGGCGCCCCGCTCCTGA
- a CDS encoding FHA domain-containing protein — MAGHTQNPADGEYGTGAAKASETTSIHLTPIRDEPTIAPKLSLEERNSVEALPAGSALLVAHSGPNAGARFLLDSDVTTAGRHPDADIFLDDVTVSRRHVEFRRTARSFEVVDRNSLNGTYVNHDRVDAVELKSGSEVQIGKFRLTFYLSPATAAGRG, encoded by the coding sequence ATGGCTGGCCACACACAGAACCCTGCCGATGGGGAATACGGCACGGGTGCGGCTAAGGCGTCGGAGACCACCTCGATCCATCTCACCCCCATCCGGGATGAGCCCACCATCGCACCCAAGCTCTCCCTCGAGGAGCGCAACTCCGTCGAGGCCCTGCCTGCGGGTTCGGCGCTGCTCGTAGCCCACAGCGGACCAAACGCCGGAGCGCGCTTCCTGCTCGACTCGGACGTTACGACGGCGGGCCGCCACCCTGACGCTGACATCTTCCTCGACGACGTCACAGTTTCCCGCCGCCACGTCGAATTCCGGCGCACGGCACGCAGCTTTGAAGTGGTGGACCGGAACAGCCTGAACGGCACGTACGTCAACCACGACCGCGTGGACGCAGTGGAGCTCAAGTCGGGCAGCGAAGTCCAGATTGGCAAGTTCCGCCTTACCTTCTACCTGAGCCCTGCCACAGCTGCAGGCCGCGGCTGA
- the ftsR gene encoding transcriptional regulator FtsR, which produces MAQPERRGPQVLNIGEVLAQLSADFPGMTASKIRFLEEKGLINPRRTPAGYRQYSDGDVERLRFVLALQRDQYLPLKVIKDYLDAIDRGERPENLPPGVVVSPRIVSDELAAELQNHGRKLTEEQLRTESGASVPLLKSLLDFGLISHTNGRFDEHALQVARACVQLEGHGLEPRHLRPFQAAAEREFGLVERAVAPLASRKDSASQARAAEAAREISDLCLTLHRALVQDHISRMDI; this is translated from the coding sequence ATGGCACAACCCGAACGCCGGGGACCCCAGGTCCTGAACATTGGCGAGGTACTCGCCCAGCTCAGTGCCGACTTCCCGGGCATGACAGCGTCGAAGATCCGGTTCCTTGAGGAAAAGGGCCTGATCAACCCCCGGCGCACTCCGGCCGGTTACCGGCAGTACTCCGACGGCGACGTCGAACGCCTCCGGTTCGTCCTTGCCTTGCAGCGGGACCAGTACCTCCCCCTGAAGGTCATCAAGGACTACCTTGATGCCATTGACAGGGGAGAGCGTCCGGAAAACCTGCCGCCCGGCGTCGTGGTTTCACCGCGGATCGTGTCCGACGAACTCGCTGCCGAACTTCAGAACCATGGCCGCAAGCTCACCGAAGAGCAGCTGCGGACGGAATCCGGCGCCAGCGTCCCGCTCCTGAAGTCCCTCCTGGACTTCGGCCTCATCAGCCACACCAATGGCCGGTTCGACGAACATGCCCTCCAGGTTGCGCGTGCCTGCGTCCAACTCGAGGGCCATGGACTTGAGCCACGCCACCTCCGTCCCTTCCAGGCGGCTGCAGAACGGGAGTTCGGCCTCGTGGAACGCGCGGTGGCACCCCTGGCGTCCCGCAAGGACTCCGCATCCCAGGCGCGTGCAGCTGAGGCAGCCCGCGAAATCAGCGACCTCTGCCTCACCCTGCACCGTGCTTTGGTGCAGGACCACATCTCACGCATGGACATCTGA
- a CDS encoding ParA family protein produces MQVVSISSLKGGVGKTSVTTGLASAALAAGIKTLVVDLDPHADATTALGVQPGEQLDIGRMLKSPRRAKLAENVVRSNWSARAHSNGSGPAVLDVAVGSAYTGIYDRPDLGRRDLRRLTAVLAGAGNYQLVLIDCPPSLNGLTRMAWSASDKVALVAEPGLFSVAGTERTMRAIQLFKQEFAPNLSPAGIVANRVRSGSSEHTYRLAEMESMFGELLLSPRIPEQANWQQIQGAAHPVHHWPGDSAKSAAALFDELLANLMAAGSGLRSRAR; encoded by the coding sequence GTGCAAGTAGTCAGCATCAGCAGCCTTAAGGGTGGAGTCGGCAAGACTTCCGTCACCACAGGATTGGCGTCTGCGGCGCTGGCCGCGGGAATCAAGACCCTTGTGGTGGACCTTGATCCCCACGCGGACGCAACCACGGCCCTGGGCGTGCAGCCCGGCGAGCAGCTTGATATCGGACGGATGCTCAAGAGCCCCCGCCGTGCCAAGCTCGCCGAGAACGTAGTGCGGAGCAACTGGAGCGCCCGCGCCCACTCAAACGGTTCCGGCCCCGCTGTCCTGGACGTCGCCGTCGGCTCCGCCTATACGGGGATCTACGACCGTCCGGACCTTGGCCGCCGCGACCTTCGCCGGCTCACCGCGGTCCTGGCCGGTGCAGGCAACTATCAGCTGGTGCTGATCGACTGCCCGCCGTCGCTCAACGGCCTTACCCGGATGGCGTGGTCCGCCAGCGACAAGGTGGCACTTGTGGCCGAACCCGGGCTCTTCTCGGTGGCGGGCACGGAGCGCACCATGCGCGCCATCCAGCTCTTCAAGCAGGAGTTCGCCCCCAACCTTTCACCGGCCGGCATCGTCGCCAACCGGGTGCGGAGCGGCTCCTCCGAGCACACCTACCGGCTGGCTGAGATGGAGTCGATGTTTGGCGAGCTGCTGCTGAGCCCGCGGATCCCCGAGCAGGCCAACTGGCAGCAGATCCAGGGCGCAGCGCATCCGGTGCACCACTGGCCGGGCGACTCCGCCAAATCCGCCGCCGCCCTGTTCGATGAGCTGCTGGCCAACCTGATGGCTGCGGGCAGCGGCCTCCGAAGCCGCGCGCGCTAG
- a CDS encoding bifunctional nuclease family protein: MIEVEIVGVRIELPSNQPLVLLREMHGERHVPIWIGTPEASAIALAQQGVVPPRPMTHDLLVDVVESLGHSVVSVNIVAVEDNIFYGQLQFENGTTVSSRASDALAIALRAKCRIWCADSVMDEAGVRITEHDEGEDTEPNPTVDEERELRRFREFLDDVEPEDFDG; the protein is encoded by the coding sequence ATGATTGAAGTCGAGATTGTTGGCGTTCGGATCGAACTGCCGTCCAACCAGCCACTGGTGCTGCTCCGCGAGATGCACGGGGAGCGCCACGTCCCCATCTGGATCGGAACGCCGGAGGCCAGCGCCATCGCCCTGGCCCAGCAGGGCGTGGTTCCGCCCCGGCCCATGACACACGACCTCCTGGTTGACGTCGTGGAATCGCTGGGCCACTCGGTGGTCAGCGTGAACATTGTTGCCGTGGAGGACAACATCTTCTACGGGCAGTTGCAGTTCGAGAACGGCACCACTGTCAGTTCGCGGGCCTCTGACGCCCTCGCTATTGCCCTGCGGGCGAAGTGCCGCATCTGGTGCGCAGACTCGGTGATGGACGAGGCCGGAGTCCGCATCACCGAGCACGACGAAGGCGAGGACACGGAGCCGAACCCCACTGTGGACGAGGAGCGCGAGCTGCGCAGATTCCGTGAATTCCTCGATGACGTGGAGCCGGAAGATTTCGACGGCTAG
- a CDS encoding pyruvate carboxylase, with protein sequence MFSKVLVANRGEIAIRAFRAGYELGAKTVAVFPHEDRNSIHRQKADEAYLIGEEGHPVRAYLDVAEVVRVAKESGADAIYPGYGFLSENPDLARAAKEAGITFVGPPAEVLELAGNKVAALKAARAAGVPVLKSSEPSKDLDELLAAADEIGFPIFAKAVAGGGGRGMRRVDTREALPEALKSAMREADAAFGDPTMFLEQAVLRPRHIEVQILADAEGNVMHLFERDCSIQRRHQKVIEIAPAPNLDENIRQALYRDAVKFAQALNYVNAGTVEFLVDTEGERAGQHVFIEMNPRIQVEHTVTEEVTDVDLVQAQMRIASGETLADLGLSQETVHLKGAALQSRITTEDPSNGFRPDVGKITGYRSAGGAGVRLDGGTVYSGAEISPHFDSLLVKLTCRGRDYPAAVARARRSLAEFRIRGVSTNIPFLQAVLDDPDFIAGDVATNFIDQRPELLKARVSADRGTKLLTWLADVTVNKPNGELTVHSDPAAKLPSVKGQQAAPGSRQKLRELGPEGFAKALREQTAVAVTDTTFRDAHQSLLATRVRTRDLVAAGPAVSALMPELLSVEAWGGATYDVALRFLGEDPWDRLAALREALPNVCIQMLLRGRNTVGYTPYPEEVTEAFVNEAAATGIDIFRIFDALNDVNQMAPAIRAVRATGTAVAEVALCYTGDLLDPAEKLYTLDYYLELAQKIVDAGAHILAIKDMAGLLRPAAAAKLVAALRERFDLPVHLHTHDTAGGQLATLLAAVDAGVDAVDVASASLAGTTSQVSASALVAALAHTPRETGLSLDAVSSLEPYWEAVRRVYAPFESGLPGPTGRVYKHEIPGGQLSNLRQQAIALGLGERFEAIEDMYTAADRILGHLVKVTPSSKVVGDLALHLVGLNADPADFNENPQNYDIPDSVIGFLSGELGDPPGGWPEPFRTKALQGRSIKVRDAELSAEDSAALKSDSKTRQHTLNRLLFDGPTKDYLKSVETYGNISVLDTRDYLYGFQRGAEHEIELERGVRLIASLEAVSEPDEKGMRTVMCTLNGQSRPVVVRDRSVVSNVKAAEKADPAQPGHVAAPFAGAVTITVKAGDTVNPGDTVATIEAMKMEASITTPVGGKVGRLAISAVEQVQGGDLLLVVEQ encoded by the coding sequence ATGTTTTCCAAAGTTCTGGTGGCCAACCGCGGCGAAATCGCGATCAGGGCCTTCCGCGCCGGCTACGAGCTGGGCGCCAAGACCGTTGCCGTCTTTCCCCATGAGGACCGAAACTCGATCCACCGGCAGAAAGCGGACGAGGCGTACCTGATTGGCGAAGAAGGGCATCCCGTCCGGGCATACCTGGACGTCGCCGAGGTGGTGCGGGTGGCCAAGGAGTCCGGCGCTGACGCCATCTACCCCGGGTACGGCTTCCTCTCGGAAAACCCGGACCTGGCCCGCGCAGCCAAGGAAGCCGGCATCACGTTCGTGGGTCCGCCGGCCGAAGTCCTGGAACTTGCCGGAAACAAGGTGGCGGCACTGAAGGCGGCCCGCGCGGCCGGCGTGCCGGTACTGAAGTCCAGTGAGCCGTCCAAGGACCTGGACGAACTGCTTGCCGCCGCCGATGAGATCGGCTTCCCCATCTTTGCGAAGGCAGTGGCTGGCGGTGGCGGCCGTGGCATGCGGCGGGTGGACACCCGTGAAGCGCTTCCCGAGGCCCTCAAATCGGCCATGCGCGAGGCGGACGCCGCCTTCGGCGATCCCACCATGTTCCTGGAGCAGGCCGTCCTGCGGCCCCGCCACATCGAGGTGCAGATCCTCGCTGACGCTGAGGGCAACGTCATGCACCTCTTCGAGCGCGACTGTTCCATCCAGCGGCGGCACCAGAAGGTCATCGAGATCGCCCCTGCGCCGAACCTGGACGAAAACATCCGCCAGGCCCTGTACCGTGACGCCGTCAAATTCGCGCAGGCGCTGAACTACGTCAACGCCGGCACCGTCGAGTTCCTGGTGGACACAGAAGGCGAGCGGGCCGGCCAGCACGTCTTCATTGAAATGAACCCGCGCATCCAGGTGGAGCACACGGTCACCGAGGAAGTCACGGACGTGGACCTGGTCCAGGCCCAGATGCGCATCGCCTCCGGCGAAACCCTGGCCGACCTGGGACTCTCCCAGGAGACCGTCCACCTCAAGGGCGCTGCCCTGCAGAGCCGCATCACCACCGAGGACCCGTCCAACGGTTTTCGGCCCGACGTCGGAAAGATCACCGGCTACCGCTCCGCAGGCGGTGCCGGCGTACGGCTCGACGGCGGAACCGTGTACTCCGGCGCCGAGATCAGCCCGCACTTCGACTCCTTGCTGGTCAAGCTCACCTGCCGCGGCCGGGACTACCCCGCCGCCGTGGCCCGCGCCCGCCGGTCCCTTGCCGAGTTCCGCATCCGCGGCGTTTCCACCAACATCCCCTTCCTTCAGGCCGTGCTGGACGACCCCGACTTCATCGCCGGCGACGTCGCCACCAACTTCATCGACCAGCGCCCCGAGCTGCTCAAGGCACGGGTGTCCGCTGACCGCGGCACCAAGCTGCTGACATGGCTGGCCGACGTCACAGTCAACAAGCCCAACGGCGAACTGACCGTCCACTCGGACCCGGCGGCGAAGCTGCCGTCGGTGAAGGGCCAGCAGGCGGCGCCGGGTTCCCGCCAGAAACTGCGTGAGCTCGGGCCGGAAGGCTTCGCCAAGGCGCTGCGCGAGCAAACCGCTGTTGCCGTCACGGACACCACCTTCCGCGATGCCCACCAGTCGCTGCTCGCCACCCGGGTCCGCACCCGCGACCTCGTGGCTGCCGGACCGGCAGTCAGCGCCCTGATGCCGGAACTGCTGTCCGTTGAAGCCTGGGGCGGGGCAACCTATGACGTAGCCCTCCGCTTCCTCGGCGAAGACCCGTGGGACCGCCTCGCAGCGCTTCGCGAGGCCCTGCCGAATGTCTGCATCCAGATGCTCCTCCGCGGCCGCAACACCGTCGGTTACACCCCGTATCCCGAGGAGGTCACCGAAGCCTTCGTCAACGAGGCAGCGGCCACCGGCATCGACATCTTCCGGATCTTCGACGCCCTGAACGATGTCAATCAGATGGCCCCCGCCATCCGTGCAGTCCGCGCAACCGGAACAGCCGTCGCCGAAGTGGCCCTCTGCTACACGGGCGACCTGCTGGACCCGGCGGAGAAGCTGTACACGCTGGACTACTACCTCGAACTGGCCCAGAAGATCGTCGACGCCGGCGCCCACATCCTGGCGATCAAGGACATGGCCGGCCTGCTGCGGCCCGCCGCGGCCGCCAAGCTGGTGGCCGCGCTCCGCGAACGCTTCGACCTTCCCGTCCACCTGCACACCCACGACACGGCGGGCGGCCAGCTGGCGACCCTGCTCGCTGCCGTGGATGCCGGCGTGGACGCCGTGGACGTGGCTTCGGCCTCCCTGGCCGGCACCACCAGCCAGGTATCGGCATCGGCACTGGTGGCAGCACTGGCGCACACGCCCCGCGAGACAGGTCTCAGCCTGGACGCCGTCAGCTCCCTGGAACCGTACTGGGAAGCAGTCCGCCGGGTGTACGCACCCTTCGAATCGGGCCTGCCGGGCCCCACCGGCCGGGTGTACAAGCACGAGATTCCCGGTGGCCAGCTTTCCAACCTCCGCCAGCAGGCCATTGCGCTGGGCCTGGGGGAGCGGTTCGAAGCCATCGAGGACATGTACACGGCAGCCGACCGGATCCTGGGCCACCTGGTCAAGGTCACCCCGTCCTCCAAGGTGGTGGGCGACCTCGCCCTGCACCTGGTGGGCCTCAACGCCGATCCTGCGGACTTCAATGAGAACCCGCAGAACTACGACATCCCCGATTCTGTGATCGGGTTCCTGTCCGGCGAACTCGGCGACCCTCCCGGAGGATGGCCTGAGCCCTTCCGCACCAAGGCACTCCAGGGACGCAGCATCAAGGTCCGCGACGCCGAGCTCAGCGCCGAGGACAGCGCCGCGCTCAAGTCCGATTCCAAGACGCGCCAGCACACGCTGAACCGGCTGCTCTTCGACGGTCCCACCAAGGACTACCTGAAGAGCGTGGAGACCTACGGCAACATCTCCGTCCTCGACACCCGCGACTACCTCTACGGTTTCCAGCGCGGGGCCGAGCACGAAATCGAACTGGAACGCGGTGTCCGGCTGATCGCTTCCCTGGAAGCCGTCTCCGAACCCGACGAAAAGGGCATGCGTACTGTCATGTGCACGCTGAACGGCCAGTCCCGGCCGGTGGTGGTGCGTGACCGTTCGGTGGTCAGCAACGTCAAGGCCGCCGAGAAGGCGGACCCGGCACAGCCCGGCCACGTTGCCGCTCCGTTCGCAGGCGCGGTCACGATCACCGTGAAGGCCGGTGACACCGTGAACCCCGGCGATACCGTTGCCACCATCGAGGCGATGAAGATGGAAGCATCCATTACGACGCCGGTGGGCGGCAAGGTGGGCAGGCTCGCCATCTCCGCGGTGGAGCAGGTGCAGGGCGGGGACCTGCTCCTGGTTGTGGAGCAGTAG